The following proteins come from a genomic window of Corynebacterium crudilactis:
- a CDS encoding MraY family glycosyltransferase has protein sequence MGVGFAGIPLRELGLVILVAAAITYLTTGIIRTVMVKNGRLNEIRERDVHVIPKPRLGGVAMFSGFLGAVFLADQLPALTRGFMPITPEMNAVIWAGFVIVVVGALDDLFDLDAITKLVGQILGAVTMSLLGLTWSILYSPFGGGTTLLLDQVQSTLLTTLFTVALINALNFVDGLDGLSAGVGLIAGAAILLFSLTILFDQNGAVSAYPPAIIAAALVGICAGVLPHNFEPSRIFMGDSGSMLIGLLLAAASTSASGKINMSLYGAADIIALISPIIVVLAAVAIPLLDLVLAVIRRVGRGESPFSPDKMHLHHRLLAIGHTHRRVVLVLYTWAAAVAFGAVSFSVVPPLFATGLTIVGILIAVSVTAVPVMKSRRDAHLP, from the coding sequence ATGGGAGTCGGTTTCGCGGGTATTCCGCTGCGCGAATTGGGATTGGTCATCCTCGTTGCAGCCGCCATCACGTATCTCACCACAGGCATCATCCGCACCGTCATGGTCAAAAACGGACGCCTTAATGAGATCCGAGAAAGAGATGTCCATGTCATCCCCAAACCACGCCTTGGTGGAGTGGCGATGTTCAGTGGATTTCTCGGGGCAGTATTTCTCGCAGACCAGCTCCCGGCCTTGACTCGTGGGTTTATGCCTATCACTCCGGAGATGAATGCCGTCATTTGGGCGGGATTTGTCATCGTTGTGGTGGGAGCCTTGGATGATCTTTTTGATCTGGATGCCATCACAAAATTAGTGGGGCAAATCTTAGGCGCAGTTACCATGAGCCTATTGGGTCTGACCTGGTCAATTTTATATTCCCCATTTGGTGGGGGAACAACATTACTTCTTGATCAAGTCCAGTCAACACTCTTGACTACCTTGTTTACCGTGGCTTTAATCAATGCACTGAACTTTGTGGATGGCCTTGATGGTCTCTCTGCCGGCGTAGGCTTAATTGCTGGAGCGGCGATTCTGCTGTTTTCGCTCACCATTCTTTTTGATCAAAATGGTGCTGTTTCGGCCTATCCGCCAGCTATTATTGCAGCTGCATTGGTGGGTATTTGTGCTGGCGTATTGCCGCATAATTTCGAACCCTCCCGTATTTTTATGGGTGATTCCGGATCCATGCTCATTGGCCTGTTGTTGGCGGCAGCATCCACCTCAGCATCAGGAAAAATCAACATGAGCCTGTATGGTGCAGCCGATATCATTGCGTTGATTTCACCCATCATCGTGGTACTTGCGGCAGTGGCCATCCCCCTGCTTGACCTCGTGTTGGCAGTGATTCGCCGTGTGGGTAGGGGAGAATCGCCATTTTCTCCCGATAAAATGCACCTGCATCACCGTTTGCTTGCTATTGGTCATACTCATAGGCGAGTGGTGTTAGTGCTGTACACCTGGGCGGCTGCTGTGGCATTTGGAGCAGTGAGCTTTTCCGTAGTCCCACCACTTTTTGCTACTGGATTAACCATTGTCGGAATACTGATAGCGGTGTCTGTCACCGCAGTTCCTGTGATGAAAAGCCGGCGAGACGCTCACTTGCCTTAA